The following coding sequences are from one Caballeronia sp. SBC1 window:
- the hydA gene encoding dihydropyrimidinase has translation MTILIRGGTVIDADRTYRADVLCADPKDGGTILQIGLDLDVPAGTETVDASGQYVMPGGIDPHTHMELPFMGTTASDDFYTGTAAGLSGGTTSIIDFVIPSPKQPLMEAFHLWRGWAEKASADYGFHVAVTWWDESVHRDMGTLVHDYGVSSFKHFMAYKNAIMADDEVLVNSFTRSLELGALPTVHAENGELVFQLQKQLLAKGFTGPEAHPLSRPPEVEGEAANRAIRIAQVLGVPVYIVHVSSKDAVDVITRARSEGQRVFAEVLPGHLVIDESVYSDPDWTRAAAHVMSPPFRTSEHREALWRGLQSGQLHTTATDHCVFCASQKAMGREDFTRIPNGCGGVEDRMSILWHHGVNKGRLTPNEFVRVTSTNAAQIFNLFPRKGAIQVGADADIVVWDPAATRTISVKTHHQKVDFNVFEGMTVQGVATHTLTRGALAWADGDLRAVKGAGQYLKRPPNGAYFDATRIANHLKEPHPIHREGDKVVKAA, from the coding sequence ATGACGATCCTGATTCGCGGCGGCACGGTGATTGACGCGGACCGTACTTATCGAGCGGACGTGTTGTGCGCAGACCCGAAGGACGGCGGCACGATCCTGCAGATCGGCCTCGATCTCGACGTACCGGCGGGTACCGAAACGGTCGATGCATCGGGCCAGTATGTGATGCCCGGTGGTATCGATCCACACACGCACATGGAGCTGCCGTTCATGGGCACCACGGCGAGCGACGACTTCTATACGGGGACGGCGGCAGGGTTGTCGGGCGGCACGACGAGCATTATCGATTTCGTGATTCCAAGTCCGAAGCAACCGCTGATGGAAGCGTTTCACTTGTGGCGCGGCTGGGCGGAGAAGGCGTCGGCCGACTACGGTTTTCACGTGGCGGTGACGTGGTGGGACGAGTCTGTGCATCGCGACATGGGCACGCTGGTGCATGACTATGGCGTGTCGAGTTTCAAGCACTTCATGGCGTATAAAAACGCCATCATGGCCGACGATGAAGTCCTCGTGAACAGCTTCACCCGTTCACTCGAACTGGGCGCGTTGCCCACTGTGCATGCCGAGAACGGCGAACTCGTGTTCCAGCTTCAGAAGCAATTACTTGCGAAAGGCTTCACGGGACCTGAAGCACATCCGTTGTCGCGGCCGCCTGAAGTGGAGGGCGAGGCGGCGAACCGCGCGATCAGGATCGCGCAGGTGCTGGGCGTGCCCGTCTATATCGTGCATGTGTCGTCGAAAGATGCCGTCGATGTCATCACGCGTGCACGCAGTGAAGGTCAACGCGTGTTCGCGGAAGTGCTGCCGGGGCATCTGGTGATCGATGAATCCGTGTATAGCGATCCCGACTGGACTCGTGCCGCAGCGCATGTGATGAGCCCGCCGTTTCGTACGAGCGAGCATCGCGAGGCGTTGTGGCGTGGTCTGCAATCGGGGCAACTGCACACCACGGCGACTGACCACTGCGTATTTTGTGCATCGCAGAAAGCGATGGGCCGCGAGGACTTCACGCGCATCCCCAACGGTTGCGGCGGGGTGGAAGACCGCATGTCGATCCTCTGGCACCACGGCGTGAACAAAGGACGCTTGACGCCAAACGAGTTCGTACGCGTGACCTCGACCAACGCCGCGCAGATTTTTAATCTGTTCCCACGCAAGGGTGCGATCCAGGTGGGGGCGGATGCCGACATCGTGGTGTGGGATCCGGCCGCGACCAGGACAATCTCGGTCAAGACCCATCACCAGAAGGTGGATTTCAACGTGTTCGAAGGCATGACCGTGCAGGGCGTGGCGACTCATACGCTGACGCGTGGCGCGCTTGCATGGGCGGACGGCGACCTGCGCGCGGTCAAGGGCGCGGGGCAGTATCTGAAGCGTCCGCCGAACGGCGCTTATTTCGATGCGACGCGGATTGCCAACCATTTGAAAGAGCCGCATCCGATCCATCGCGAGGGTGACAAGGTCGTGAAGGCGGCTTGA
- a CDS encoding NCS1 family nucleobase:cation symporter-1 yields MKKTAHSVDPQFAAGASGSLYNDDLAPTTAAQRTWKWYHFAALWVGMVMNIASYMLAAGLTEEGMSPWQAVLTVLLGNMIVLVPMLLVGHAGAKHGIPYAVLVRSSFGTKGARLPALLRAIVACGWYGIQTWLGGSAIHTLLNILTGNSTPGTPLPFLDITLGQLACFLFFWLIQVYFILRGTDSIRFLESWSAPIKVVMCLALVWWATSKAGGLGSMLAQPSQFVAGGKKEGMFWATFWPGLTAMVGFWATLALNIPDFTRFARSQKDQIIGQSIGLPAPMALLSVISVVVTSATVVIYGKAIWDPIDLTSRMTGIGVGVALVILTLDTMSCNLAANLVGPAYDFSSLWPKGISYRVGGMITAFIAIVMMPWKILATTQGYIFTWLVGYSALLGPVAGILMVDYFLIRGTRLNTRELFNENGEYSYTGGWNMAAVVALLVGVLPNLPGFLHTAFPGAFPNVPAFFNTLYTYAWFVGLALASIVYGAWMKMGKRPTARIASA; encoded by the coding sequence ATGAAGAAGACAGCGCATTCCGTCGACCCGCAGTTCGCGGCCGGCGCCAGCGGTAGTCTATATAACGACGACCTGGCGCCAACCACGGCCGCGCAGCGGACGTGGAAGTGGTATCACTTTGCCGCGCTGTGGGTCGGCATGGTGATGAATATTGCGTCGTACATGCTCGCGGCCGGGCTCACGGAGGAAGGCATGTCGCCGTGGCAGGCGGTGCTGACCGTGTTGCTCGGCAACATGATCGTGCTCGTGCCCATGCTGCTGGTCGGTCATGCAGGTGCGAAGCATGGCATTCCGTACGCCGTGCTGGTGCGCTCATCGTTCGGTACGAAAGGCGCGAGGTTGCCGGCGTTGTTGCGAGCGATCGTTGCATGCGGATGGTACGGAATCCAGACATGGCTCGGCGGCAGTGCGATCCATACGCTCCTGAATATCCTCACCGGTAACTCGACGCCCGGTACGCCGCTGCCTTTCCTGGACATCACGCTCGGGCAACTGGCGTGTTTCCTGTTCTTCTGGCTGATCCAGGTTTATTTCATCTTGCGCGGTACGGACTCCATTCGTTTCCTCGAAAGCTGGTCCGCGCCGATCAAGGTGGTGATGTGCCTCGCGCTGGTGTGGTGGGCGACCTCGAAGGCGGGCGGTCTTGGCTCCATGCTCGCGCAGCCGTCGCAGTTCGTCGCTGGCGGCAAGAAGGAGGGAATGTTCTGGGCCACCTTCTGGCCGGGTCTCACGGCCATGGTCGGGTTCTGGGCCACGCTTGCGTTGAACATTCCGGACTTCACGCGTTTTGCGCGCTCGCAGAAGGATCAGATCATCGGGCAATCGATCGGTCTGCCGGCACCCATGGCGCTGCTGTCCGTCATCTCGGTGGTGGTGACCTCAGCTACCGTGGTGATCTATGGCAAGGCGATCTGGGATCCTATCGACCTGACCAGCCGCATGACGGGCATTGGCGTGGGCGTGGCGCTGGTCATCCTGACGCTCGACACCATGAGCTGTAATCTGGCCGCTAACCTCGTGGGTCCGGCTTATGACTTTTCGAGTCTCTGGCCGAAGGGGATTTCGTATCGCGTGGGCGGAATGATTACCGCGTTCATTGCTATTGTGATGATGCCGTGGAAGATTTTAGCTACTACCCAGGGCTACATTTTCACGTGGCTCGTGGGTTACTCGGCGCTGCTCGGACCGGTGGCGGGTATTCTCATGGTCGACTACTTCCTGATCCGCGGCACGCGCCTGAACACGCGCGAACTCTTCAACGAGAATGGCGAATACAGCTACACGGGTGGCTGGAACATGGCAGCGGTGGTCGCGTTGCTCGTGGGTGTATTGCCCAACTTGCCCGGCTTCCTGCACACGGCATTTCCAGGAGCGTTTCCCAACGTACCCGCATTCTTCAACACGCTTTACACCTATGCATGGTTCGTGGGCCTTGCGCTCGCATCGATTGTTTATGGCGCATGGATGAAGATGGGCAAGCGCCCGACGGCGCGGATTGCCAGCGCGTAG
- the preA gene encoding NAD-dependent dihydropyrimidine dehydrogenase subunit PreA, with protein MADLRNTFAGINSPNPFWLASAPPTDKAYNVNRAFEAGWGGVVWKTLGLDPHVVNVSSRYGAVQWNGQRIAGLNNIELITDRPLDINLKEISQVKRDWPDRAMIVSLMVPCNERDWKWILPLVEDTGADGVELNFGCPHGMSERGMGAAVGQVPEYVEMVTRWVKEGTKLPCIVKLTPNISDIRTSARAAYKGGADAVSLINTINSIVAVDLDLMAPMPTVDGKGTHGGYCGPAVKPIALNMVAEIARDVETPDLPISGIGGISSWRDAAEFMVLGAGNVQVCTAVMHYGFRIVSDLADGLSNWMDEKGYATLDDIRGRAVQNVTDWKYLNLKYDIKARIDQDKCIECGLCHIACEDTAHQAIMREKDGKRHFEVIDSECVGCNLCMHVCPVEQCITMERVDAGEYANWTTHPNNPARVDADVEESVKAA; from the coding sequence ATGGCCGATCTTCGCAATACGTTTGCCGGCATCAACTCGCCGAATCCTTTTTGGCTCGCATCAGCACCGCCCACCGATAAAGCCTACAACGTCAATCGCGCCTTCGAAGCGGGTTGGGGCGGCGTTGTATGGAAAACCCTCGGGCTCGACCCGCATGTGGTGAACGTGAGTTCGCGTTATGGCGCGGTTCAGTGGAACGGCCAGCGCATCGCAGGGCTGAACAATATTGAACTGATCACCGACCGGCCGCTCGACATCAACCTGAAGGAGATCTCCCAGGTCAAGCGCGACTGGCCCGATCGCGCGATGATCGTCTCGCTGATGGTGCCGTGCAACGAGCGCGACTGGAAGTGGATCTTGCCGTTGGTGGAGGACACCGGCGCCGATGGCGTAGAACTGAATTTCGGTTGCCCGCACGGCATGAGCGAGCGCGGCATGGGCGCGGCGGTCGGTCAGGTGCCCGAATACGTGGAGATGGTCACGCGCTGGGTGAAGGAAGGCACGAAGCTGCCGTGCATCGTCAAGCTGACACCGAATATCAGCGATATCCGCACCAGCGCACGCGCGGCTTACAAAGGCGGCGCGGACGCGGTGTCCCTGATCAACACCATCAATTCGATAGTCGCGGTAGACCTGGACCTCATGGCACCGATGCCGACAGTCGACGGCAAGGGTACGCATGGTGGATACTGCGGCCCGGCGGTAAAACCGATCGCGCTGAACATGGTGGCGGAGATTGCGCGGGACGTGGAAACGCCTGATCTGCCGATCTCCGGCATTGGCGGTATTTCGTCATGGCGCGATGCGGCCGAGTTCATGGTTCTGGGCGCAGGCAACGTGCAGGTTTGTACAGCCGTCATGCACTATGGCTTTCGCATAGTCTCCGATCTCGCGGACGGTCTTTCGAACTGGATGGACGAAAAAGGCTATGCCACGCTCGACGATATCCGCGGACGGGCGGTGCAGAATGTGACTGACTGGAAGTATTTGAATCTGAAGTACGACATCAAGGCGCGCATCGACCAGGACAAGTGCATTGAGTGCGGCCTGTGTCACATCGCTTGCGAAGATACGGCGCATCAGGCGATCATGCGCGAGAAGGACGGCAAGCGGCATTTCGAAGTCATCGATTCGGAATGCGTCGGGTGCAATTTATGCATGCATGTGTGCCCGGTCGAGCAATGCATCACGATGGAACGCGTGGATGCCGGCGAATATGCGAACTGGACGACCCATCCGAACAATCCGGCACGCGTGGACGCCGACGTTGAAGAAAGCGTGAAGGCCGCATAG
- a CDS encoding NAD(P)-dependent oxidoreductase, protein MTMKHIGDIASNRLSQEQLSCQFSDVAPLLDPTAAAAASSRCHYCYDAPCINACPTKIDIPSFIRKIGNGNMKGAAMDILSANPLGGACARVCPTEILCEGACVRNHQDDKPVQIGALQRHATDWAMARGEPLFKRAADTGRHVAVIGAGPAGLACAHRLAIDGHRVTLFDARPKPGGLNEYGIAAYKVVDDFAQREVEWLYSVGGIEVKNDVMLGRDVTLSDLRKQHDAVFLAIGLGGVRALELEGETLQGVYNAVDFIEQVRQADALASVPVGRRVVVIGGGNTAIDAAVQSRKLGAETVTMVYRRGVENMGATWAEREFAQVNGVTIVTHAKPVRLTDADGQVTGVEFENPQGERFVIEADMVLKAIGQTLAPDGLETDMLTLDGSRIAVDSNGRTSLDNVWAGGDCAATGGLDLTVQAVQDGKIAAESIHAFFAATAIKAA, encoded by the coding sequence ATGACCATGAAGCACATTGGCGACATTGCATCGAACCGGCTGTCGCAAGAGCAACTGTCGTGTCAGTTTTCAGATGTGGCGCCGTTACTCGATCCCACTGCGGCGGCTGCAGCGTCGAGCCGTTGCCACTACTGCTACGACGCACCGTGCATCAACGCGTGCCCCACAAAAATAGATATTCCCAGCTTCATCCGCAAGATAGGTAACGGCAACATGAAGGGCGCGGCAATGGATATCTTGTCGGCCAATCCTCTAGGCGGCGCATGCGCACGCGTATGTCCAACTGAAATTCTTTGCGAAGGGGCCTGCGTAAGAAATCATCAGGATGACAAACCAGTTCAGATAGGTGCATTGCAGCGTCACGCTACCGACTGGGCAATGGCACGCGGCGAGCCGCTCTTCAAGCGTGCGGCGGATACGGGACGTCATGTGGCCGTGATTGGCGCGGGTCCAGCGGGACTGGCGTGTGCGCATCGCCTTGCAATCGATGGCCACCGGGTCACGCTCTTCGACGCCCGGCCCAAGCCCGGCGGCCTGAACGAATACGGCATCGCGGCATACAAGGTGGTCGACGATTTCGCTCAACGCGAAGTGGAGTGGTTGTATTCGGTAGGTGGTATCGAAGTGAAGAACGACGTGATGCTCGGTCGTGACGTGACGCTGAGCGACTTGCGAAAGCAGCATGACGCCGTGTTTCTCGCCATTGGCCTGGGCGGTGTGCGCGCGCTTGAATTAGAGGGTGAGACGCTGCAGGGCGTGTACAACGCGGTTGATTTCATCGAGCAGGTGCGTCAGGCGGATGCTCTTGCGAGCGTGCCCGTGGGGCGTCGCGTGGTGGTGATCGGCGGCGGCAACACGGCCATCGATGCAGCGGTGCAAAGCCGCAAGCTGGGTGCCGAAACGGTCACGATGGTGTACCGGCGGGGTGTAGAGAACATGGGCGCAACGTGGGCCGAACGCGAGTTCGCGCAGGTCAACGGCGTGACGATCGTCACGCATGCGAAGCCCGTGCGTTTGACCGATGCAGATGGCCAGGTTACGGGCGTCGAATTCGAAAACCCGCAAGGCGAGCGCTTCGTCATTGAAGCCGACATGGTGCTGAAGGCGATCGGTCAGACGCTCGCGCCCGACGGCCTGGAAACTGACATGCTCACGCTCGACGGCAGCCGTATCGCGGTGGATTCGAACGGCCGCACTTCGCTCGATAACGTCTGGGCCGGCGGCGATTGCGCGGCCACAGGTGGCCTTGACCTGACCGTGCAGGCGGTACAGGACGGCAAGATTGCCGCCGAGTCCATCCATGCGTTCTTTGCGGCAACGGCCATCAAGGCCGCATAA
- a CDS encoding Zn-dependent hydrolase yields the protein MDAVTDSALDTSIRVNGERLWDSLMTMAKIGATQKGGVCRLALTDLDREGRDLIVSWAKEAGCTVKVDQMGNVFMRRAGRNADAAPVVTGSHADSQPTGGRFDGIYGILGGIEVIRSLNDRGIETEHPVEVVIWTNEEGSRFAPAMVASGVFAGEFTLDYGLSRKDVDGKTIGEELKRIGYAGDEPCGGRKLHAAFELHIEQGPILEAENMTIGVVTDAQGQRWYEITLTGQDAHAGPTPMPRRRDALLGASRVVELVNRIGLDNAPLACATVGMMQVHPNSRNVIPGRVFFTVDFRHPDDAVLAKMDAALRAGVEKIASAGGLETQLEQIFYYAPIAFDAACVKSVRAAAERFGYAHRDIVSGAGHDACYLSRVAPTSMVFVPCVDGISHNEIEDASEEWIEAGANVLLHAMLERAGR from the coding sequence ATGGACGCGGTGACCGATTCAGCGCTGGATACGTCGATCAGAGTCAACGGCGAACGTCTTTGGGACAGTCTCATGACGATGGCGAAAATTGGCGCGACGCAAAAGGGTGGCGTATGCCGGCTTGCGCTCACTGATCTCGATCGCGAAGGACGCGACCTGATCGTCAGTTGGGCGAAGGAAGCGGGTTGCACGGTCAAGGTGGACCAGATGGGCAACGTGTTCATGCGCCGTGCCGGGCGCAATGCAGACGCCGCGCCGGTTGTGACCGGCTCGCATGCAGACTCGCAGCCCACCGGCGGCCGCTTCGATGGCATCTACGGCATCCTGGGCGGCATCGAAGTGATTCGCTCGCTGAATGATCGTGGCATCGAGACCGAACACCCGGTGGAAGTCGTGATCTGGACCAACGAGGAAGGCTCGCGTTTCGCGCCTGCCATGGTCGCGTCTGGCGTGTTTGCCGGCGAGTTCACGCTCGACTACGGGTTGTCCCGCAAGGACGTGGATGGCAAGACAATTGGCGAGGAACTCAAGCGTATTGGTTATGCGGGTGATGAGCCGTGCGGCGGTCGCAAGCTGCACGCAGCGTTCGAACTGCACATTGAACAAGGGCCGATTCTCGAAGCGGAAAACATGACAATCGGCGTGGTCACCGACGCGCAAGGGCAGCGCTGGTACGAGATCACGCTGACCGGTCAGGACGCGCATGCGGGTCCTACGCCCATGCCGCGTCGTCGCGATGCGTTGCTCGGAGCATCGCGTGTGGTCGAGTTGGTGAACCGCATCGGGCTCGATAATGCGCCGCTGGCGTGCGCGACGGTCGGCATGATGCAGGTGCATCCGAATTCGCGCAACGTGATCCCAGGTCGCGTGTTTTTTACCGTCGATTTCCGGCATCCCGACGACGCCGTGCTCGCAAAAATGGACGCCGCATTGCGTGCGGGCGTGGAGAAGATCGCGAGCGCCGGAGGGCTCGAAACGCAGCTTGAACAGATCTTCTATTACGCACCTATCGCCTTCGACGCCGCATGCGTGAAGTCCGTGCGCGCAGCCGCCGAACGCTTTGGTTATGCGCATCGGGACATCGTCTCGGGCGCAGGACACGACGCGTGTTACCTCTCGAGGGTCGCGCCCACGTCAATGGTCTTCGTGCCTTGTGTCGATGGGATCAGTCATAACGAGATCGAAGATGCCTCCGAGGAATGGATCGAGGCAGGCGCAAACGTGCTGCTTCACGCCATGCTCGAACGCGCGGGCCGTTAA
- a CDS encoding TetR/AcrR family transcriptional regulator has translation MRRDQDGKGAQRHARKTMRDDEATAEATKNDVAPVPLRRRKAHIRETNEAHLLACAEAVFAERGLEGASTAMIAERAGLPKANLHYYFPTKLALYRRVLEDLFEDWHRAADTFESSDDPVEAIGGYVRTKMELSRRRPLGSKVWASEIIHGAVHMQDILNERVKPWLETRVIVIDGWIARGLLAPTDAQTLMFMIWATTQHYADFDAQIRALKGKRALSQKGFDASTEEVVKLVIRACGAKSPE, from the coding sequence ATGAGGCGCGATCAAGATGGAAAAGGCGCACAGCGCCACGCAAGGAAAACAATGAGAGATGACGAAGCGACAGCCGAGGCGACGAAAAACGATGTTGCGCCCGTTCCATTGCGGCGGCGCAAGGCACATATTCGTGAGACCAATGAAGCGCATCTCTTAGCGTGCGCCGAGGCTGTGTTCGCCGAGCGCGGACTCGAAGGCGCGAGTACCGCGATGATCGCGGAACGTGCAGGCTTGCCGAAAGCTAACCTGCATTATTACTTTCCGACCAAGCTGGCGCTTTATCGACGCGTGCTTGAGGATTTGTTCGAAGACTGGCATCGTGCGGCGGACACCTTCGAGTCCAGCGATGACCCGGTCGAAGCAATTGGCGGCTACGTGCGTACGAAAATGGAATTGTCGAGGCGGCGTCCGCTCGGCTCGAAGGTGTGGGCAAGCGAGATCATTCACGGCGCGGTCCACATGCAGGACATCTTGAACGAGCGCGTCAAGCCGTGGCTTGAAACGCGAGTGATCGTGATCGATGGATGGATTGCCCGAGGTTTGCTCGCTCCCACCGACGCGCAGACGCTGATGTTCATGATCTGGGCCACGACGCAGCACTACGCAGATTTTGATGCCCAGATCCGGGCGCTGAAAGGCAAACGCGCGCTTTCACAGAAGGGCTTTGATGCGTCCACGGAGGAAGTGGTCAAGCTCGTGATTCGTGCATGTGGAGCGAAGTCACCGGAGTGA
- a CDS encoding DUF4148 domain-containing protein, whose protein sequence is MFKSLIPAVVIVSALAAPTFAFAQSTDNNGPLTRAEVKAQLVQLEKAGYNPAGDQIDYPANIQAAQARVNAQDGQAATAYGPSTSGTSAAGVRSLAVPAQNAPGSVFFGH, encoded by the coding sequence ATGTTCAAGTCACTTATTCCCGCAGTTGTTATCGTGTCGGCATTGGCAGCTCCGACGTTCGCGTTTGCGCAAAGCACTGACAACAACGGTCCGCTGACGCGTGCTGAAGTGAAGGCGCAACTGGTTCAACTGGAAAAGGCAGGGTACAACCCGGCTGGCGACCAGATCGACTACCCGGCGAACATCCAGGCAGCTCAAGCTCGTGTGAATGCGCAAGACGGTCAGGCAGCAACGGCATATGGTCCTTCGACCAGCGGCACCTCGGCAGCGGGCGTGCGTAGCTTGGCTGTACCGGCGCAAAACGCTCCCGGTTCGGTGTTCTTCGGTCACTAA
- the hutC gene encoding histidine utilization repressor gives MSTPAYQEIKDHILTRIHAGEWKEGDQVPSENELAREFKVARMTVNRALRELTAEQILTRVQGAGTFVAQPKYASTLVEIRSISDEITGRGHVHRAEVMHLGASVLDERLALEMQLTEGSPVFHSRVLHFENDLPIQLEERWVNPALAPEYARQDFTKITPNQYLMVAAPLQRVEYRIEAALPDESTGLALSMKPGEPCLMLHRRTWSRDAVASVANLWHPGDRYQFTGHF, from the coding sequence ATGAGCACGCCCGCGTATCAGGAAATCAAGGATCACATTCTCACGCGCATTCATGCGGGGGAGTGGAAGGAAGGCGATCAGGTGCCTTCCGAAAACGAACTGGCGCGCGAGTTCAAAGTCGCGCGCATGACGGTCAATCGCGCGCTGCGCGAACTGACCGCCGAGCAGATCCTGACACGTGTGCAGGGCGCGGGCACGTTCGTGGCGCAGCCGAAATATGCGTCGACGCTCGTGGAAATTCGCAGTATCTCCGACGAAATCACCGGACGCGGTCATGTGCATCGGGCAGAAGTGATGCATTTGGGTGCGTCCGTACTGGACGAACGTCTCGCGCTGGAAATGCAGCTCACCGAGGGCAGCCCGGTGTTTCATTCGCGGGTGCTGCACTTCGAAAACGACTTGCCGATCCAGTTGGAAGAGCGCTGGGTCAACCCCGCGCTCGCACCGGAATATGCGCGCCAGGATTTCACCAAGATCACGCCGAATCAGTACCTGATGGTCGCGGCGCCTTTGCAGCGGGTTGAATATCGGATTGAAGCGGCGCTTCCCGATGAGAGCACGGGCCTCGCACTATCGATGAAACCCGGCGAGCCGTGTCTCATGCTGCATAGGCGGACGTGGTCGCGGGACGCGGTGGCGTCGGTGGCGAACCTCTGGCATCCCGGCGATCGATATCAATTCACGGGTCATTTCTAG
- the hutH gene encoding histidine ammonia-lyase: MIKLTPGHLTLAHLRQIARGSDALTLDPASFAAIDASAQTVADIAAKGEPAYGINTGFGRLASTHIPADQLELLQRNLVLSHAVGVGEPMSRPVVRLLIALKVSSLGRGHSGIRREVINALITLFNADVLPVIPVKGSVGASGDLAPLAHMSTALLGIGEVTIRGERASALDGLRVAGLEPMTLQAKEGLALLNGTQASTALALYNMFAIEDLYRTGLVSGALSVDAAMGSVVPFDARIHSLRGHAGQIDAAAAYRTLLEGSGINLSHQDCDKVQDPYSLRCQPQVMGACLDQMRHAADVLLIEANAVSDNPLIFPDTGEVLSGGNFHAEPVAFAADNLAIAAAEIGALAERRIALLIDATLSGLPPFLVRDGGVNSGFMIAHVTAAALASENKTYAHPASVDSLPTSANQEDHVSMATFAARKLGYIAENVAHILAIELLAAAQGVDLRAPHQTSPRLAEVMKTLRSEVAHYDLDHYFAPDIEAIAKQVVSGDIAKHCPLSFVSEVQSHV, encoded by the coding sequence ATGATCAAATTGACCCCCGGCCACCTCACGCTGGCGCACCTGCGCCAGATCGCCCGCGGCTCCGACGCGTTAACCCTCGATCCGGCCAGCTTCGCGGCCATCGACGCTTCCGCGCAAACCGTTGCCGACATTGCCGCCAAAGGCGAGCCGGCCTACGGCATCAACACGGGTTTCGGCCGTCTGGCGAGCACCCACATTCCCGCCGATCAGCTTGAACTGTTGCAGCGCAATCTGGTGTTGTCGCATGCGGTGGGCGTGGGCGAACCCATGTCGCGCCCGGTCGTGCGTTTGCTGATCGCGTTGAAGGTGTCGAGTCTGGGACGTGGGCATTCGGGCATCCGCCGCGAGGTGATCAACGCGCTCATCACGCTGTTCAACGCCGATGTCCTGCCAGTTATCCCGGTCAAGGGTTCGGTGGGCGCATCCGGCGATCTGGCGCCGCTCGCGCATATGTCGACGGCGTTGCTCGGTATCGGCGAAGTCACCATCCGCGGTGAACGGGCGAGTGCGCTGGACGGTTTGCGTGTTGCTGGCCTCGAACCGATGACGCTTCAGGCCAAGGAAGGACTCGCGCTGCTTAACGGCACGCAGGCTTCCACGGCGCTGGCGTTGTACAACATGTTCGCTATAGAAGACCTGTACCGCACGGGACTGGTGTCGGGCGCGCTGTCGGTGGACGCGGCAATGGGTTCCGTCGTTCCCTTCGATGCCCGCATTCATTCGCTGCGCGGTCACGCCGGCCAGATTGATGCGGCTGCGGCGTATCGCACCTTGCTGGAAGGTTCCGGGATCAACTTGTCGCATCAGGATTGCGACAAGGTTCAGGACCCGTACAGCCTGCGTTGCCAGCCGCAAGTCATGGGTGCGTGCCTCGACCAGATGCGCCATGCAGCCGATGTCTTGCTGATCGAAGCGAATGCCGTGTCAGACAATCCACTGATCTTCCCGGACACCGGCGAAGTGCTATCAGGCGGCAATTTCCACGCAGAACCCGTTGCGTTCGCCGCCGATAACCTCGCTATTGCCGCTGCGGAAATTGGTGCGTTGGCGGAGCGCCGGATCGCGTTGCTGATCGATGCGACCTTGTCCGGTTTGCCGCCGTTTCTAGTTCGCGATGGCGGTGTAAATTCGGGCTTCATGATCGCTCATGTGACTGCAGCGGCGTTGGCATCGGAGAACAAGACCTATGCGCATCCGGCATCGGTTGACTCATTGCCCACATCGGCGAATCAGGAAGACCACGTCTCCATGGCAACGTTCGCTGCCCGCAAGCTCGGTTATATTGCGGAAAATGTAGCGCATATTCTCGCCATCGAATTGCTGGCGGCGGCGCAAGGCGTCGATCTGCGCGCGCCGCATCAAACCAGCCCGCGCCTCGCCGAAGTGATGAAGACGCTGCGCTCGGAAGTCGCGCATTACGATCTCGATCACTATTTCGCACCGGATATCGAGGCGATCGCGAAGCAGGTGGTCAGCGGCGATATTGCGAAACATTGCCCGCTGTCGTTTGTTTCGGAAGTTCAATCGCACGTTTAA
- a CDS encoding GNAT family N-acetyltransferase: MQPVIRRYEAADLDAVISVFLRSVREVASRDYDAGQIAAWAQADREVWSRRRLDRPTWVALIDDVIAGFTDLESNGHIDMLFVDPASQRRGVASALLDTVENAARVRGLAVLNTDASITARPFFEKHGFQVVRSQDVALRGQRLTNFRMEKRFSAV; this comes from the coding sequence ATGCAACCCGTCATCCGGCGTTATGAAGCCGCCGATCTGGACGCGGTCATAAGTGTGTTTCTGCGCTCGGTGCGCGAGGTGGCGTCGCGCGACTACGATGCGGGGCAGATCGCGGCGTGGGCGCAAGCGGATCGCGAAGTCTGGTCGCGTCGCCGGCTTGACCGGCCTACCTGGGTCGCGCTGATCGACGATGTAATCGCGGGTTTCACCGATCTTGAGAGCAACGGGCACATCGACATGTTGTTCGTCGATCCGGCCAGCCAGCGCAGGGGCGTGGCGAGCGCGCTGCTTGATACGGTGGAAAATGCGGCGCGTGTGCGAGGGCTCGCGGTCCTCAATACTGACGCGAGCATCACCGCCCGGCCGTTCTTCGAGAAGCACGGCTTTCAGGTTGTCCGCTCGCAGGATGTGGCGCTGCGCGGCCAACGGCTCACGAACTTCCGGATGGAGAAACGATTCAGCGCTGTATAG